One Brassica napus cultivar Da-Ae chromosome C4, Da-Ae, whole genome shotgun sequence genomic region harbors:
- the LOC125585028 gene encoding transcription factor VOZ2-like, translated as MSNHPKITCVSSSHQNLVEKLMQLQERFSHLQAARKEGRVNDHAVLEAQISQNLREWQAELSAPSPESSLLGGGSIRDFSEEIARLLKLNDEEDDATSSFKEHTVSKADAFDQGLCSPGQLEWAAEPFDQSSFDLNFLGGFEDAVNNSGTHCAFQEFDPSINTAPDFHGQKLSHLDITSQLDYHLSEVRQEFNNGTPSVKLDVPDESEFTTPSSVRVPPSAFLGPKCALWDCTRPAHGSDWYMDYCSDYHGNLALTEDSPGTAPVLRPGGISLKDNLLIDALRAKTLGKNVGIPVCEGAVNTKCPWNAAELFHLELVEGETIREWLFFDKPRRAYDSGNRKQRSLPDYSGRGWHESRKQLMKEQEGQKRSYYMDPQPPGPFEWHLFEYQINESDAFALYRLELKLTNGKKSPKGKVAKDPLADLEKKMEKMGKLTPEAASDKPSPTTKGRAKSTKGVKAAATGNLTQAT; from the exons ATGTCAAACCATCCGAAGATCACGTGCGTGTCTTCGTCCCACCAGAATCTGGTGGAGAAGCTAATGCAACTCCAGGAGAGATTCTCCCATCTCCAAGCCGCTAGGAAAGAAGGGAGGGTCAACGATCACGCGGTCCTGGAGGCTCAGATCTCTCAGAATCTCCGCGAGTGGCAAGCTGAGCTCAGCGCTCCGTCTCCGGAGTCTTCTCTTCTG GGTGGGGGGAGTATTAGGGATTTCTCTGAGGAGATTGCTCGTCTGTTGAAGCTtaatgatgaagaggatgatgCTACTAGCTCGTTTAAAGAACATACTGTATCAAAGGCGGATGCTTTTGATCAGGGGTTGTGTTCTCCGGGACAGTTGGAGTGGGCTGCTGAGCCTTTTGATCAAAGCTCTTTTGATTTGAACTTCTTGGGTGGTTTTGAG GATGCTGTTAATAACTCGGGAACACATTGTGCATTTCAAGAGTTTGATCCAAGCATAAACACCGCTCCTGATTTCCATGGCCAAAAGCTCAGCCACTTGGATATAACTTCTCAGCTGGATTATCATCTCTCAGAAGTGCGCCAGGAATTCAACAACGGCACCCCTTCGGTTAAGCTCGATGTTCCCGACGAATCTGAGTTCACTACTCCATCAAGTGTCCGCGTGCCTCCTTCTGCCTTTCTGGGACCAAAGTGTGCGCTGTGGGATTGCACAAGGCCTGCTCACGGATCTGACTGGTACATGGACTACTGCAGTGACTACCATGGGAATCTAGCTCTGACTGAGGATTCACCTGGCACGGCACCTGTTTTAAGACCAGGCGGGATTAGTCTGAAAGACAATCTCTTGATTGATGCTCTTCGTGCAAAGACTCTGGGTAAGAACGTTGGCATCCCGGTTTGTGAAGGAGCTGTCAACACAAAATGCCCATGGAACGCAGCAG AGCTATTTCATCTTGAGCTGGTTGAGGGCGAAACGATCAGAGAATGGCTCTTCTTCGACAAACCTAGAAGAGCATACGATAGCGGAAACAGAAAGCAGAGATCACTTCCAGACTACAGCGGACGAGGGTGGCATGAGTCAAGAAAACAGCTGATGAAAGAGCAAGAAGGCCAGAAAAGATCTTACTACATGGATCCACAGCCTCCTGGTCCCTTCGAGTGGCATCTGTTCGAGTACCAGATCAACGAGTCCGATGCGTTCGCCTTATACAGGCTAGAGCTGAAGCTAACAAACGGAAAGAAGAGTCCCAAAGGAAAAGTTGCGAAAGACCCTCTAGCTGATCtggagaagaagatggagaagatggGAAAGTTGACACCTGAGGCGGCTTC